The Pangasianodon hypophthalmus isolate fPanHyp1 chromosome 5, fPanHyp1.pri, whole genome shotgun sequence genome includes a window with the following:
- the pdcl3 gene encoding phosducin-like protein 3, which yields MQDPNEDTEWNDILRKKGILPPKETPKEDEEEEQIIQQQSVVKTYESMTLEELEENEDEFSEEDEIAIEMYRQKRLAEWKAKQVKNVFGEVKEISGQDYVQEVNKAGEGIWVVLHLYKQGIPLCTLINQHLSSLARKFPDTKFLKSISTTCIANYPDRNLPTIFVYHEGEMKAQFIGPLVFGGMNLKCDELEWRLSESGAVKTDLEENPRKQIQDQLISSIRCSAPNRKDSDESDDD from the exons ATGCAG GATCCAAATGAAGACACGGAGTGGAACGACATTCTCAGGAAGAAGGGAATCCTTCCTCCTAAAGAGACCCCGAAGGAGgacgaggaagaggagcagATCATTCAGCAGCAGTCCGTTG TAAAAACCTACGAGAGTATGAcgctggaggagctggaggagaacGAGGATGAGTTCAGCGAGGAGGACGAGATCGCCATCGAGATGTACAG GCAGAAACGACTCGCTGAGTGGAAAGCAAAGCAGGTGAAGAACGTATTCGGCGAAGTGAAGGAGATTTCGGGGCAAGACTACGTTCAGGAAGTGAACAAGGCCGGAGAGGGCATCTGGGTGGTGCTTCACCTCTACAaacaagg CATCCCCTTGTGCACGCTGATCAATCAGCACTTGTCCTCGTTGGCACGGAAGTTTCCAGACACTAAGTTCCTGAAGTCGATCTCCACGACGTGCATCGCTAATTATCCGGACAGAAACCTGCCCACCATCTTCGTTTATCACGAAGGAGAGATGAAGGCGCAGTTCATCGGGCCGCTCGTGTTCGGAGGAATGAACCTCAAGTGCGATG AGCTGGAATGGCGTTTGTCCGAATCCGGCGCGGTGAAAACGGATTTGGAGGAAAATCCGAGGAAACAGATCCAGGACCAGCTGATTTCATCCATCCGCTGCTCAGCGCCGAACCGCAAAGACAGCGACGAATCTGACGACGACTGA